A region from the Natronorubrum halophilum genome encodes:
- the hflX gene encoding GTPase HflX, whose translation MSAIIAKRVDSGTPDTSEIRDLAEAAGYTVIGEVTQSRRADAALQLGEGKAEELAAEAAATEATTVIFDNRLGPYQMYNLGRLLPDTVEVIDRFTLILEIFGQRAQTRKAQLQVELAELRYELPRAEAKTSLAKRDEHPGFMGLGEYDESRERDIKAQISRINDELEQIERTEEHRRERRRDSGFDLVALAGYTNAGKSTLLRQLADDLTVEENEDLHPDLDATAESQDKLFTTLGTTTRRAALEPRDVLVTDTVGFISDLPHWLVESFKSTLDSVYRADLVLLVVDVSEEIDEIHEKLVTCHDTLYERNEAPIVTVLNKIDKVDDEELAEKREALSSLAPNPVTVSGREGTNVDDLLDRIDAELPEWEDERLLLPMTDDTMSVVSWIHDNANVEDVTYGDEDVTVSFEARPAVISQARSRASELRTTAAESA comes from the coding sequence ATGAGCGCAATTATCGCAAAGCGAGTCGATTCCGGAACGCCCGACACGAGTGAAATCCGCGACCTCGCCGAGGCAGCGGGATACACCGTCATCGGCGAGGTGACGCAGTCGCGGCGGGCGGATGCCGCCCTCCAACTCGGCGAAGGGAAGGCCGAAGAACTCGCCGCGGAAGCCGCCGCGACCGAGGCGACGACCGTCATCTTCGACAATCGGCTCGGCCCCTACCAGATGTACAACCTCGGACGGCTCCTGCCCGACACCGTCGAGGTCATCGACCGGTTCACCCTGATCCTCGAGATCTTCGGCCAGCGCGCCCAGACCAGAAAGGCGCAGCTACAGGTCGAGTTGGCCGAACTCCGATACGAACTGCCGCGCGCCGAGGCGAAGACCAGTCTCGCCAAACGCGACGAACATCCCGGTTTCATGGGGTTGGGTGAGTACGACGAGAGCCGCGAGCGCGACATCAAGGCCCAGATCAGCCGGATCAACGACGAACTCGAGCAGATCGAGCGGACCGAGGAACACCGGCGGGAGCGCCGCCGCGACTCCGGGTTCGATCTGGTCGCGTTAGCCGGCTATACGAACGCCGGCAAGTCGACCCTGCTGCGCCAGCTCGCGGACGATCTCACCGTCGAGGAAAACGAGGACCTCCATCCGGATCTCGACGCGACGGCCGAATCCCAGGACAAGCTGTTCACGACGCTGGGAACGACGACTCGACGCGCCGCCCTCGAGCCCCGGGACGTGCTGGTGACCGATACCGTCGGGTTCATCAGCGACCTGCCCCACTGGCTGGTCGAATCGTTCAAGTCGACGCTCGATTCGGTCTACCGGGCGGATCTCGTCTTGCTCGTCGTCGACGTCAGCGAGGAGATCGACGAGATCCACGAGAAACTCGTCACCTGTCACGACACCCTCTACGAGCGCAACGAAGCGCCGATCGTGACCGTGTTGAACAAGATCGACAAAGTCGACGACGAGGAACTCGCGGAGAAACGGGAGGCGCTCTCGTCGCTCGCACCGAACCCGGTCACCGTAAGCGGCAGGGAGGGGACGAACGTCGACGACCTGCTCGATCGAATCGACGCGGAGCTTCCGGAGTGGGAGGACGAACGGCTGTTGTTGCCGATGACCGACGACACCATGAGCGTGGTGTCCTGGATCCACGACAACGCGAACGTCGAAGACGTCACCTACGGCGACGAGGACGTCACCGTCTCGTTCGAAGCGCGTCCCGCCGTAATCTCGCAGGCACGTTCGCGCGCGAGCGAGCTGCGAACGACCGCCGCGGAGTCCGCCTAA
- a CDS encoding thiolase family protein, with translation MERVAIIGASMTQFGKREGWIQDLLAEAGIECLEDAGVDAADVEHLYVSNMASGEFEGQTGVPNALAHDLDAMPAYTQRVDQTSSSGGAGIYAAWQSVASGASDMTLLVGGEKMTHRTTGEATDVIASLTHPVEYKTGVTLPSFAGLTARHYLERFDAPRESLGKVAVKNHKNGVDNPKAQFQKEVDLETVLESPIVADPLRLYDFCPITDGSAALMCCPESVAKEYTDDYVVVSGIDGATDTHVVHEREDPTIMGGVVESGKGAYEMSGYGPEDIDVAELHDMFTILEFLQMEGLGFAEQGEAWKLVEEGYTERDTGELPINTSGGLKSKGHPLGASGVAQGVEIYEQLVGEAGPRQVEADVGLTCNVGGFGNCVITTIMEAAQ, from the coding sequence ATGGAACGTGTTGCAATCATCGGTGCATCCATGACCCAGTTCGGGAAGCGGGAGGGCTGGATTCAGGACCTCCTCGCGGAGGCCGGGATCGAGTGTCTCGAGGATGCAGGGGTCGACGCCGCGGACGTCGAGCATCTGTACGTCTCGAACATGGCGAGCGGGGAGTTCGAGGGACAGACGGGCGTACCGAACGCGCTCGCACACGATCTCGACGCGATGCCGGCGTACACCCAGCGCGTCGACCAGACGAGTTCCAGCGGCGGGGCCGGAATCTACGCCGCCTGGCAGTCGGTCGCCAGCGGGGCGAGCGACATGACGCTGCTCGTCGGCGGGGAGAAGATGACCCACCGGACGACCGGCGAAGCGACCGACGTCATCGCGTCGCTGACCCATCCCGTCGAGTACAAAACCGGCGTGACGCTGCCGTCGTTCGCGGGCCTGACCGCGCGACACTACCTGGAACGATTCGACGCGCCTCGAGAGAGCCTCGGTAAGGTCGCAGTCAAAAACCACAAAAACGGCGTCGATAACCCGAAGGCGCAGTTCCAGAAGGAAGTCGACCTCGAGACCGTCCTCGAGTCACCGATCGTCGCGGACCCGCTTCGACTGTACGATTTCTGTCCGATCACGGACGGCTCGGCGGCGCTGATGTGCTGTCCCGAGTCCGTCGCGAAGGAGTACACCGACGACTACGTCGTCGTCTCGGGTATCGACGGCGCGACGGACACCCACGTCGTCCACGAGCGCGAGGACCCGACGATCATGGGCGGCGTCGTCGAGAGCGGGAAGGGGGCCTACGAGATGAGCGGCTACGGACCCGAGGACATCGACGTCGCCGAACTCCACGACATGTTCACCATCCTCGAGTTCCTCCAGATGGAAGGGCTCGGCTTCGCCGAACAGGGAGAGGCGTGGAAACTCGTCGAGGAGGGCTACACCGAGCGAGATACGGGCGAACTGCCGATCAACACCTCCGGCGGGCTCAAATCGAAGGGCCATCCCCTCGGGGCGAGCGGCGTCGCACAGGGTGTCGAGATCTACGAACAACTCGTCGGCGAAGCCGGCCCGCGGCAGGTCGAGGCCGACGTCGGTCTCACCTGTAACGTCGGCGGCTTCGGAAACTGCGTTATCACTACGATCATGGAGGCAGCACAATGA
- a CDS encoding PhlB family protein, with protein sequence MTMEATRYDDGSISYPGHPRGPDGAEPVETIDLSEYTAEVITWTTSMATPPGVRQPNTLAIVEFDVSEQNASESRTESDDDGETVRAIGQVTTDDVETGDEVELVYVDELREPGAGIREPESQEWDGYRFEPI encoded by the coding sequence ATGACCATGGAAGCCACGCGCTACGACGACGGCTCGATCAGCTACCCCGGACACCCGCGCGGCCCCGACGGCGCGGAACCGGTCGAAACGATCGATCTGAGCGAGTACACCGCAGAGGTAATCACGTGGACGACGAGCATGGCGACGCCACCCGGCGTCCGTCAGCCCAACACCCTCGCGATCGTCGAGTTCGACGTCAGCGAACAGAACGCCTCGGAAAGTCGGACGGAGTCCGACGACGACGGCGAGACGGTCCGGGCGATCGGACAGGTGACGACCGACGACGTCGAGACCGGAGACGAAGTCGAACTGGTCTACGTCGACGAACTCCGCGAACCGGGTGCCGGCATCCGCGAACCTGAAAGTCAGGAGTGGGACGGCTACCGGTTCGAACCGATCTAA
- a CDS encoding DUF7547 family protein has protein sequence MADPDDELAEAVRELTRTIDDLRQELESTQSRSRFRPPAPRPPTPRELLTFTDEIAIPAAIAILKTSVRALEGFQRALTIARTEREVRDRTTDATDTASERARDLQRTTLSRLDTVLSELQRAASDDRLPTDDSARELLSEARELRDNVDRRLRDVDDDLETRRAESTDPVRIDVEDGDIDESRDGNSPLERDEPASRVDVDAELETLKDQYGADEDEDSSEAEGRDTTDGADESGTAGDGADADGPTNGSDETDVDALENGDDSENGDDDHGTDGPADGRGTDSGS, from the coding sequence ATGGCCGATCCCGACGACGAACTCGCCGAGGCCGTCCGCGAACTGACGCGGACGATCGACGACCTTCGACAGGAACTCGAGTCGACCCAGTCTCGGTCCCGATTTCGCCCGCCAGCACCGCGACCACCGACGCCCCGAGAACTACTCACGTTCACCGACGAGATCGCCATTCCCGCCGCGATAGCGATCCTCAAGACCAGCGTCCGCGCACTCGAGGGGTTCCAGCGGGCGCTCACGATCGCGCGAACCGAACGGGAGGTTCGCGATCGGACGACCGACGCGACGGACACTGCGAGCGAGCGGGCCAGGGACCTCCAACGGACGACGCTGTCTCGGCTCGATACCGTGCTGTCGGAACTCCAGCGGGCGGCGTCGGACGACAGGCTCCCGACGGACGACAGCGCGCGCGAGTTGCTCTCCGAGGCACGCGAGCTACGCGACAACGTGGATCGGAGACTCCGTGACGTCGACGACGACCTCGAGACGCGCCGGGCGGAATCGACGGACCCCGTCCGGATCGACGTCGAAGACGGGGACATCGACGAATCCCGCGACGGGAACAGCCCCCTCGAACGCGACGAACCCGCATCGCGCGTCGACGTCGACGCCGAACTCGAGACGCTGAAGGATCAGTACGGGGCCGACGAAGACGAGGACTCGAGCGAGGCGGAGGGTCGGGACACCACCGATGGAGCCGACGAAAGCGGCACTGCCGGTGATGGTGCCGATGCTGACGGTCCGACGAACGGTAGCGATGAGACGGACGTCGATGCGCTCGAGAACGGTGACGATTCCGAAAACGGTGACGACGACCACGGGACCGACGGGCCCGCAGACGGGCGTGGTACCGATAGCGGAAGTTAG
- a CDS encoding DUF7504 family protein: MGDDRWSGTPNRAGFARTLKALKRDGSNILFVGADTAGTHGLLCNRLLGKMGRTRRYLLVVTDDRDRIPLDEHETGGTDRVLDYSELECSDGSERTDGGEQPPLGALGTEIIDTVDAFDDLAEGLEPSELRVCVDSLVPLLREHPPEKVFRLLHVMTSRVGQVRGIGHYHLPLERGHDAVALLEPLFDATVEIRTRGGSYEQRWQFRNREIATEWVPF, from the coding sequence ATGGGAGACGACCGATGGAGCGGGACGCCGAATCGTGCCGGCTTCGCACGGACGCTCAAGGCGCTCAAACGGGACGGGAGCAACATCCTGTTCGTCGGGGCGGATACGGCCGGTACGCACGGACTTCTCTGTAACAGACTGCTGGGAAAGATGGGGCGGACGCGGCGGTATCTGTTGGTCGTCACCGACGATCGAGATCGTATCCCACTGGACGAACACGAGACCGGGGGAACGGATCGGGTACTCGACTACTCGGAACTCGAATGCAGTGACGGATCGGAGCGGACCGACGGCGGCGAGCAACCACCACTCGGGGCGCTCGGAACCGAAATTATCGACACCGTCGACGCCTTTGATGACCTCGCTGAGGGACTCGAACCCTCCGAACTTCGGGTCTGTGTCGATTCGCTCGTCCCGTTGCTTCGGGAACACCCGCCGGAGAAGGTGTTCCGACTGCTCCACGTGATGACGTCACGAGTCGGCCAGGTTCGCGGAATAGGACACTACCATCTGCCCCTCGAGCGCGGCCACGATGCCGTCGCGCTCCTCGAACCGTTGTTCGATGCGACCGTGGAAATTCGTACCCGTGGGGGATCCTACGAGCAACGGTGGCAGTTCCGTAACCGAGAAATCGCAACTGAGTGGGTCCCGTTTTAA